A genomic window from Sulfurospirillum diekertiae includes:
- a CDS encoding DUF2179 domain-containing protein — protein MSEILHQEWFALYGIPVLIAFARICDVSIGTLRIIFVSKGLRLWAPILGFFEVTIWLLAISKVMENLTNPINYIAYALGFSLGNYIGMFIENRLALGMVVVRIITKRDSHALVTVLRDLGYSVTVVDAEGNMGAVNIIFTLIKRSSIKVITPLILHYNPQAVYSIEDVRHASDPNFPTVLTRRSRFSQFMRSMRK, from the coding sequence ATGAGCGAGATACTCCATCAAGAGTGGTTTGCCTTGTATGGCATACCAGTTTTAATTGCATTCGCACGGATTTGCGATGTCAGCATTGGTACGCTTCGTATCATTTTTGTCTCCAAAGGGCTTCGATTATGGGCGCCAATTTTGGGATTTTTTGAAGTCACAATCTGGCTTTTGGCCATCTCTAAAGTTATGGAAAACCTGACCAATCCTATCAATTATATTGCCTATGCACTTGGGTTTTCACTGGGAAATTACATTGGGATGTTTATTGAAAATCGTTTAGCGCTTGGCATGGTGGTGGTGCGTATTATTACGAAGAGGGATTCGCATGCCTTAGTTACCGTTTTACGTGATCTTGGTTACAGTGTCACAGTAGTGGATGCTGAGGGAAATATGGGTGCTGTGAACATCATTTTTACGCTGATAAAACGCTCGAGTATTAAAGTCATTACACCGCTTATTTTGCACTATAACCCACAAGCGGTTTATTCCATTGAAGATGTGAGACATGCGAGTGATCCAAACTTCCCAACGGTTCTTACAAGGCGTTCACGTTTTTCACAGTTTATGCGAAGTATGCGGAAGTAA
- the recQ gene encoding DNA helicase RecQ: MTEPYRILQSVFGHHRFRAYQEEAVNAILAHKDIMMILPTGAGKSLCYQLPSLVMEGLSVVISPLLALMHDQITALSTFGIKASMISSMQSPQEIQETMQACQKGEIKLLYVAPERLKGESFLHFLQTLPINFFVIDEAHCVSEWGHEFREDYRQLFRLKLYFPQTPIAAFTATATKIVEHDILHQLSLSNPLIIRAKVERDNLTIKADYRNSNGREQLLSFLSAFENESGIIYTLSRKETESLAQFLSTRNILARAYHAGLPTEEKNETFRAFLNDEIQVVVATIAFGMGIDKSNIRFVVHMSLPKTIENYYQEIGRAGRDGLPSSTLLLFSNSDIVERKRRIGEQPASEYQTVAYEKLEAMAKFASSQVCRHQQIASYFDDTILTCKTRCDNCIDGEKQSVDISYEALKLLSSVYRTGQRFGLQYVVDVLMGANSEKIEQNGHQSLSVFGIGNDKTKAQWLSIGDRLLELGALNVGEYRVVSLSEYGAQIIKERLSVSIHAKRLEERQKVKKAKKVVLGTFELSIFEKLRALRSEIAKENGIPPYVVFSDKTLKEMAEKLPLDKEAMLEVSGVGEVKFERYGEAFLELCEKLS; the protein is encoded by the coding sequence GTGACTGAGCCATACCGTATTCTTCAAAGTGTCTTTGGACACCACCGTTTTAGAGCGTATCAAGAAGAGGCTGTTAATGCTATTTTAGCGCACAAAGACATTATGATGATCTTGCCCACAGGAGCAGGGAAGTCACTCTGTTATCAGCTTCCCTCTTTGGTGATGGAAGGACTTAGCGTAGTCATTTCACCACTATTAGCCTTGATGCACGACCAAATTACCGCACTTTCCACCTTTGGTATCAAAGCTTCGATGATCTCTTCAATGCAATCACCTCAAGAGATCCAAGAGACGATGCAAGCGTGCCAAAAAGGTGAGATTAAACTGTTATACGTTGCACCTGAACGCTTAAAAGGCGAGTCGTTTTTACACTTTTTGCAAACCCTTCCGATCAATTTTTTTGTCATTGATGAAGCACATTGTGTGAGCGAGTGGGGGCATGAGTTTAGGGAAGATTACCGACAACTCTTTCGTCTTAAACTCTATTTTCCACAAACACCCATTGCCGCGTTTACGGCAACGGCGACGAAGATCGTCGAACACGATATTTTGCATCAGCTCAGTCTCTCAAACCCGTTAATCATTCGTGCCAAAGTGGAACGTGATAATCTCACGATCAAAGCGGACTATCGCAACTCCAATGGGCGCGAGCAACTTCTCTCTTTTTTGAGTGCGTTTGAAAACGAAAGCGGCATCATTTACACGCTGAGTCGCAAAGAGACGGAAAGCTTGGCGCAGTTTTTAAGCACACGCAATATCCTTGCACGTGCGTATCATGCGGGACTTCCGACCGAAGAGAAAAATGAGACGTTTCGCGCTTTCTTAAACGATGAGATTCAAGTCGTTGTCGCAACCATCGCCTTTGGTATGGGCATCGATAAGAGTAACATTCGTTTTGTGGTGCATATGTCACTGCCTAAAACCATCGAGAATTATTACCAAGAGATCGGGCGTGCAGGGCGTGATGGCTTGCCGTCTTCGACGTTACTGCTTTTTTCCAACTCAGACATCGTGGAGCGCAAGCGTCGCATTGGTGAACAGCCCGCTTCTGAGTATCAAACAGTGGCGTATGAAAAGCTCGAAGCGATGGCAAAATTTGCCTCGTCGCAGGTATGCAGGCATCAGCAAATTGCGAGTTATTTTGACGATACGATTCTTACATGTAAAACACGTTGCGACAACTGTATCGATGGTGAAAAGCAGAGCGTGGATATCTCGTATGAGGCGTTAAAATTGCTATCGAGTGTCTACCGCACAGGACAGCGTTTTGGACTGCAATACGTGGTCGATGTCTTAATGGGTGCAAACAGCGAAAAGATCGAGCAAAACGGACATCAAAGCCTTTCTGTTTTTGGCATCGGAAACGATAAAACCAAAGCGCAGTGGCTCAGCATCGGCGATAGGTTGCTAGAGCTAGGAGCGCTCAATGTGGGCGAATACCGTGTGGTGAGTCTCAGTGAATATGGCGCGCAAATCATCAAAGAGCGTTTAAGCGTCAGCATTCATGCGAAGCGTTTGGAAGAGCGTCAAAAGGTCAAAAAAGCCAAAAAGGTTGTGTTGGGTACATTTGAGCTCTCAATTTTTGAGAAGTTACGCGCGTTGCGATCTGAAATTGCCAAAGAGAATGGCATTCCTCCGTATGTCGTTTTTAGCGATAAAACCCTTAAAGAGATGGCGGAAAAACTCCCACTGGATAAAGAAGCGATGCTGGAGGTCAGTGGGGTCGGTGAAGTGAAGTTTGAGCGCTATGGTGAAGCCTTTTTGGAGTTGTGCGAAAAGCTCTCATAG
- a CDS encoding ArsS family sensor histidine kinase, with protein MSIFTKLFLLFLVSLSLMLFVSRETNELTQTKIEMLLKEKYFQASTDLFRDLANNDQAALNKRLIAFNFEVISEPQNVLEHSKSIYEKSSSFGEVKVLKDTKGRYFLLMSYLDDSLLIRDKTQIEGFYHFDTVSYLIFADIFVLVITFLMIIKLIFPLKQIALTLQKFGEGALHVRMKRLGSNELGKLCDTFNAMASNIEALILSRQRLLRDIGHELRTPLAKSKLALEMLGEGKYQKSLKKAISQIDELTQELLEIERLNANMEQLNLSTFDAETLISEALSRALIEDESVVELCIEESFEIKGDLTYLSIALKNLIDNALKYTTQKPIIIEVKEHTISVKSKGEALEHTLDYYCEPFAQGDAARGVEGFGLGLGIVQKIVQKHGFGFELTCKEGWNSFSLLCAKF; from the coding sequence ATGTCCATTTTTACCAAACTCTTTTTACTTTTTTTAGTCAGTCTTTCGTTGATGCTTTTTGTCTCACGCGAAACGAACGAACTTACCCAAACTAAAATAGAGATGCTCTTAAAAGAGAAGTATTTTCAAGCTTCCACAGACCTCTTTCGTGACCTTGCCAATAATGATCAAGCTGCCCTTAACAAAAGGCTTATAGCCTTTAATTTTGAAGTGATTTCAGAGCCTCAAAATGTGCTAGAGCATTCCAAAAGTATTTATGAAAAAAGTAGTTCTTTTGGTGAAGTGAAAGTTTTGAAGGACACAAAAGGCAGATACTTTTTATTAATGAGTTATTTAGACGATAGCCTACTAATACGTGATAAGACCCAAATAGAGGGTTTTTATCATTTTGATACCGTGAGTTACCTCATTTTTGCCGATATTTTCGTGCTTGTCATCACGTTTTTGATGATTATAAAGCTTATTTTTCCCCTCAAACAGATTGCGTTAACGCTTCAAAAATTTGGCGAAGGTGCTTTACATGTAAGAATGAAACGCCTTGGCTCTAATGAGCTGGGCAAGCTCTGCGATACCTTTAATGCGATGGCGTCGAACATCGAAGCGCTGATTCTCTCACGCCAACGTCTGCTTCGTGACATCGGGCATGAGCTTCGCACCCCGCTTGCCAAATCCAAACTTGCTTTAGAAATGTTAGGCGAGGGAAAGTATCAGAAAAGCCTCAAAAAGGCGATTTCGCAGATCGATGAGCTGACCCAAGAGCTTTTAGAGATCGAACGGCTCAATGCCAATATGGAGCAACTAAACCTAAGCACTTTTGATGCGGAAACACTGATCTCAGAAGCACTTTCCCGCGCCCTCATTGAAGATGAAAGTGTGGTGGAACTGTGCATCGAAGAGAGTTTTGAGATCAAGGGCGATCTGACTTACCTCTCCATCGCTCTGAAAAATCTCATCGACAATGCTCTCAAATACACCACGCAAAAGCCCATCATCATCGAAGTCAAAGAGCACACGATCAGCGTTAAAAGCAAAGGCGAGGCGTTGGAACACACATTGGATTACTACTGTGAACCATTTGCGCAAGGGGATGCGGCAAGAGGTGTTGAAGGGTTTGGCTTAGGGCTTGGCATCGTTCAAAAAATCGTACAAAAACACGGGTTTGGATTTGAGCTTACATGTAAAGAGGGGTGGAATAGTTTTTCACTGCTTTGTGCGAAATTTTAA
- a CDS encoding sensor domain-containing diguanylate cyclase translates to MKLYNKILILTITQLLAIFIFGIYQIQTLYLTQQKAFDHKTLIQTEMVQTRFEEMLQNLQKSAKILMNSQEVTTGIISNDTDLLFNWGKLFLSSPSDKIHFMNLKGTVISRGEAEYSFGDDVSKTFYFQQVLHNDTFLGIDIIDNQECLVFASRIKQYGKKPIGIICVAIAIDQALLNKMVEGTNMSITYHSAYQDISTTHSQKLFNTSTLHVSLQTLGVQEATFHIGLTSEEELSALKETRTNFLLSIALAFVLLFIALHIVLLKHLKDYENLTHLLIDFYEDHISIKEVITRTQKVIFDHTAPEVKKIAEALFKMSQKIADTQDELEALSTTDQLTSLANRRKLEECLNQKLKEANRGVHFSIIMLDIDRFKTINDTYGHEIGDHVLLHLSHTMYHAMRVSDIVGRWGGEEFLLILPETSLQGAIILAEGLCAKIAELHFEHYPQSVTISLGVATYHEDDTSNTILNRADTALYKAKNSGRNRVEYED, encoded by the coding sequence ATGAAACTCTATAATAAAATTCTCATCCTCACCATTACTCAGTTATTGGCTATTTTTATTTTTGGTATCTACCAAATCCAAACATTGTATCTCACACAACAAAAAGCCTTTGACCACAAAACACTGATTCAAACAGAAATGGTGCAAACACGTTTTGAAGAGATGCTCCAAAATTTACAAAAATCAGCCAAAATTTTAATGAATTCGCAAGAAGTAACAACGGGTATTATCAGTAATGACACCGATCTACTTTTTAATTGGGGCAAACTTTTTTTATCATCCCCGAGTGATAAAATACATTTTATGAATTTGAAAGGCACGGTCATCAGTAGAGGCGAAGCAGAATACAGCTTTGGCGATGATGTTTCCAAAACATTTTATTTTCAACAAGTCTTACACAACGATACTTTTTTGGGCATTGATATCATTGATAACCAAGAGTGCCTTGTTTTTGCGTCTCGTATTAAACAATACGGTAAAAAACCTATTGGCATCATTTGTGTTGCCATCGCTATTGATCAAGCCCTCTTAAATAAAATGGTTGAGGGAACCAATATGAGCATTACCTACCATTCAGCTTATCAAGATATTTCAACTACGCATAGTCAAAAACTGTTTAATACTTCCACACTTCATGTCAGCCTTCAAACATTAGGTGTTCAAGAGGCAACCTTTCATATAGGGTTAACTTCAGAAGAAGAGCTGAGTGCCCTTAAAGAAACCCGTACCAATTTTTTACTCAGTATTGCGCTCGCTTTTGTGCTTCTCTTTATTGCGCTTCACATCGTTTTATTAAAACATCTCAAGGATTATGAAAATTTAACCCACTTGCTCATTGACTTTTATGAAGATCACATTTCCATCAAAGAGGTCATTACCCGAACACAAAAAGTGATTTTTGATCACACAGCACCAGAAGTTAAAAAGATTGCGGAAGCACTTTTTAAAATGAGCCAAAAAATAGCAGATACCCAAGATGAACTTGAAGCACTCAGCACGACCGATCAACTCACCTCTCTTGCCAACAGACGCAAACTAGAAGAGTGCCTAAATCAAAAACTAAAAGAGGCAAACAGAGGTGTCCATTTTTCTATTATTATGCTTGATATTGATCGTTTCAAAACAATCAACGACACGTATGGACATGAAATTGGCGATCATGTTTTACTGCATTTATCCCATACAATGTACCATGCAATGCGTGTAAGCGACATCGTTGGCAGATGGGGTGGCGAAGAATTTTTACTCATCCTGCCTGAAACGTCTCTGCAAGGAGCGATCATTTTAGCCGAAGGGTTGTGTGCAAAAATTGCGGAGCTGCATTTTGAACACTATCCTCAGTCCGTAACCATTAGTTTAGGTGTTGCAACCTATCATGAAGATGACACATCCAATACCATTTTAAATCGAGCTGATACTGCACTTTACAAAGCAAAAAACAGTGGAAGGAACAGGGTGGAATATGAAGATTAA
- a CDS encoding flavodoxin family protein, with amino-acid sequence MNVVAINGSPNKNGNTAQLIDTIAQELAKENISTEVLHIGNKTIRGCFGCGGCAKNQDERCIAKDDAHVNEYIQKMKEADGIILGTPVHWAGIAGTMKSFLDRAFYVSSANGNLFRHKVGASIVAVRRSGGVSTFDAMNHYLTYAEMIMPTTNYWNVAHGRVPGEVHEDLEGMQIARVLGKNMAFTLKMVQNAKENNVPFPEQEAKIMTNFVR; translated from the coding sequence ATGAACGTAGTAGCGATCAATGGAAGCCCTAATAAAAATGGCAACACGGCACAGTTAATTGATACGATTGCACAAGAATTGGCCAAAGAAAATATTTCAACAGAGGTCTTGCACATCGGCAATAAAACTATTCGAGGCTGTTTTGGCTGTGGTGGCTGTGCAAAAAATCAAGATGAGCGTTGTATCGCCAAAGATGATGCGCATGTTAATGAGTACATCCAAAAGATGAAAGAAGCCGATGGTATCATCCTTGGAACACCCGTTCACTGGGCAGGTATTGCAGGAACGATGAAGTCCTTTTTGGATCGCGCATTTTACGTCTCTTCTGCCAATGGCAATCTCTTTCGCCATAAAGTAGGAGCCAGCATCGTAGCCGTACGTCGATCAGGCGGTGTCAGCACTTTTGATGCGATGAATCACTATCTTACCTATGCTGAGATGATTATGCCAACAACGAACTACTGGAATGTTGCGCACGGAAGAGTTCCAGGAGAGGTTCATGAGGATTTGGAAGGGATGCAAATTGCACGCGTTTTAGGAAAAAATATGGCATTCACCCTTAAAATGGTTCAAAATGCCAAGGAAAACAACGTACCTTTCCCAGAACAAGAAGCTAAAATTATGACTAATTTCGTACGCTAA
- a CDS encoding YwbE family protein: protein MSAGQIRSNIQKGVKVQIVLKEDQRSGKLTLGVVKDILTNSANHPHGIKVRLESGEVGRVKEIIL, encoded by the coding sequence ATGAGTGCAGGACAGATTCGCAGTAACATTCAAAAAGGTGTGAAAGTGCAGATCGTTTTAAAAGAAGATCAACGCAGTGGCAAGCTGACATTGGGTGTGGTCAAAGATATTCTGACCAATTCTGCCAACCATCCTCATGGCATTAAAGTGCGCTTGGAGAGTGGCGAAGTAGGGCGTGTGAAAGAAATTATTCTCTAA
- a CDS encoding STAS-like domain-containing protein → MTHKEKGQQIRTQILRDVVHHPNDISNHISTIFSITPQAVFRHIKVLENEGKIATEGKGKGKRYFLGPVREYRRSFTISKELSEDILWRNYFSFIFEGVSENVIDICQYGFTEMVNNAIDHSEGNILYIDVSRTREDIMIYIIDNGEGIFRRIQRLCHLEDERHAIMELSKGKLTTDPERHTGEGIFFTSRMFDKFDIVSKGLNFSHDNNHEFDFLFDSPVKMEEAGTMIILKISIHSQRRIKDVFDQFTEDTLQVGTSQFNKTIIPVKLAQYGNEKLVSRSQAKRLLVRIDKFQYVVFDFKGVESIGQAFADEIFRVYAHQNKETILLPVNMNEEVESMVNRALGI, encoded by the coding sequence ATGACACACAAAGAAAAAGGTCAGCAAATCCGTACACAAATTTTAAGAGATGTTGTACATCATCCCAATGATATTTCAAACCATATCTCTACTATTTTTTCTATTACGCCACAAGCTGTTTTTAGACATATTAAAGTCTTAGAAAATGAAGGTAAGATTGCCACAGAAGGCAAAGGGAAAGGTAAGCGTTACTTCTTGGGACCAGTGAGAGAGTACAGACGCTCTTTTACTATCAGTAAAGAGCTTTCAGAAGATATTCTGTGGCGAAACTATTTCTCTTTTATCTTTGAAGGAGTCAGTGAAAATGTCATAGACATATGCCAATATGGCTTCACGGAAATGGTTAATAATGCCATTGATCATTCAGAAGGTAATATCTTATACATCGATGTTAGCAGAACTCGAGAAGACATAATGATATATATTATTGATAATGGTGAGGGTATATTTAGGCGCATTCAACGATTATGTCATCTTGAAGATGAAAGACATGCCATTATGGAACTATCAAAAGGTAAATTAACTACAGACCCAGAAAGGCATACTGGTGAAGGTATTTTTTTTACTTCTCGCATGTTCGATAAATTCGATATTGTCTCAAAAGGTCTAAATTTTTCGCACGACAACAACCATGAATTTGATTTTTTGTTTGATTCACCTGTCAAAATGGAAGAAGCAGGAACGATGATTATTCTAAAAATTTCTATCCACTCACAAAGGCGTATTAAAGATGTGTTTGATCAATTTACAGAAGACACGTTGCAAGTAGGGACATCTCAGTTTAACAAAACAATTATTCCAGTAAAGCTTGCACAATATGGAAATGAAAAGCTTGTATCTCGCTCACAAGCCAAAAGATTATTGGTTCGTATCGATAAGTTTCAGTATGTTGTCTTTGACTTTAAAGGAGTAGAGAGTATAGGGCAAGCGTTTGCTGATGAGATTTTTAGAGTATATGCGCATCAAAATAAAGAGACAATTCTTTTACCAGTCAATATGAATGAAGAAGTTGAATCAATGGTAAACAGAGCATTGGGTATATAA
- a CDS encoding PaaI family thioesterase gives MKFKVTGKQHISKNCLVCGIENPFGLKTKFYELENKEIVAYFTPHTYLQSYPGILHGGISATILDETIGRAIMAHYGQKSFGVTIELNLKYKKPVPLDVELKVVGRMTSDKGRIFEGTGELILPSGEVAVTASGRYMKRDVTQIVENDFIEDEWFASDGKDRDEIDL, from the coding sequence GTGAAATTTAAAGTAACGGGGAAACAGCATATCTCCAAAAACTGTTTAGTGTGTGGCATTGAAAACCCTTTTGGTCTGAAAACGAAGTTTTACGAGCTGGAAAACAAAGAGATTGTGGCGTATTTTACGCCGCATACCTACCTTCAAAGTTATCCGGGTATTTTGCACGGTGGCATCTCAGCGACGATTTTGGATGAGACGATTGGTCGAGCGATTATGGCGCATTACGGACAAAAGAGCTTTGGCGTGACGATAGAGCTGAACTTAAAATATAAAAAGCCTGTGCCGCTTGATGTTGAACTCAAAGTTGTTGGGCGTATGACTAGCGATAAAGGGCGCATTTTTGAAGGCACAGGAGAGCTGATACTTCCAAGTGGTGAAGTCGCTGTCACCGCCTCAGGACGCTATATGAAACGCGATGTGACACAGATCGTTGAAAACGATTTTATCGAAGATGAGTGGTTTGCAAGCGATGGAAAAGATAGAGACGAGATAGACCTTTAA
- a CDS encoding AraC family transcriptional regulator — MDSSAKKNELIQLLESLLPEEGTVQTDITSLSLSKVSKSSEFACSMSEPSIYFIARGVKEVHLAEQIYTYDASTYMISSVHLPLSGKIIEASKEAPYLALKLTFSLDEMMEVVQESGDAFMQPCTKKCDCALVMGEMDEALLDALIRLVSLLKHPKMIATLSPLIVKEVLYRLLDHHPQMFIKQFATMGSHAYRIMQAIHQINTHFEEPLRISEMAHSLGMSNSLFHRHFKNVTTLTPIQYQKKVRLQMARKLLLSQHVDAATASFQVGYASPSQFSREYTRMYGMPPKSDAKRQGKAL, encoded by the coding sequence ATGGACAGCTCTGCTAAAAAAAATGAATTGATTCAACTCTTAGAGTCTCTTTTACCCGAAGAGGGTACGGTGCAAACAGACATTACCTCTCTTAGTCTTTCAAAAGTTTCCAAAAGCTCTGAGTTTGCCTGTTCGATGAGCGAACCTTCGATCTATTTTATTGCAAGAGGTGTTAAGGAAGTGCATTTGGCGGAACAAATTTATACGTATGATGCGTCCACTTATATGATCTCTTCGGTACATTTACCACTCAGTGGTAAGATCATTGAGGCAAGTAAAGAAGCGCCGTATTTAGCACTAAAACTGACTTTTAGCTTAGATGAAATGATGGAAGTGGTGCAAGAAAGTGGTGATGCTTTTATGCAGCCCTGCACAAAAAAATGTGACTGCGCTTTGGTGATGGGAGAGATGGATGAAGCGCTTTTAGACGCACTCATTCGGTTGGTTTCTCTTTTGAAACATCCAAAAATGATTGCAACCTTGTCTCCGCTGATTGTTAAAGAGGTTTTGTACCGTTTATTGGACCATCATCCTCAGATGTTTATTAAACAGTTTGCGACGATGGGAAGCCACGCATACCGCATTATGCAAGCGATTCATCAGATCAATACCCATTTTGAAGAGCCATTGCGTATTAGCGAAATGGCACATAGTCTTGGCATGAGTAACTCATTGTTTCATCGACATTTTAAAAATGTGACGACATTAACACCGATTCAATACCAAAAAAAAGTACGCCTTCAAATGGCGCGAAAACTACTTTTAAGCCAACATGTCGATGCCGCTACCGCTTCGTTTCAAGTGGGTTACGCCAGCCCATCACAATTTAGCAGAGAGTACACACGCATGTATGGCATGCCACCTAAAAGTGATGCAAAACGACAAGGTAAAGCTTTGTAA
- a CDS encoding DEAD/DEAH box helicase produces MLFEKLGLIAPLQEAVTELGYTKPTPVQTKVIPLVLEGKDVMATAQTGTGKTAAYALPLLQILSKKTQKSTTKKVVRALILVPTRELASQVNMNVQEYGKNLELNIGAIYGGVKFTPQVKRLEKGIDVLIATPGRLLEHIKLDNVDLSRVEMLVFDEADRILDMGFWDEVELLLSLLPKKRQTLLFSVGLSKSVKRLSEVSLKKPVTVAINNQGEFAKNVQQTIYVVDKERKCEMLSFMIGTENWHQVLVFTKTKQSADEVGDYLSKSGLKTLVLHGDKAHAQRTKAVAAFKENSIRVLVATDIASRGLDIEDLPHVINYELPGDAEDYLHRAGRTGRAGKEGRAISFVSQEEKLKLKEIEKILKYTLKTEFYPGFETQVWVEKEAKKHTIQAKIDREKANKKPMGLRKKREEIKAVKAKKAAKTCGIGAKNCKVK; encoded by the coding sequence ATGTTATTTGAAAAGCTAGGCTTGATTGCGCCACTACAAGAAGCAGTAACTGAACTTGGGTACACAAAACCAACGCCTGTGCAGACAAAGGTCATCCCTTTGGTATTAGAGGGTAAAGATGTTATGGCAACGGCACAAACGGGCACGGGAAAGACGGCTGCGTATGCACTTCCACTCTTACAAATTCTGAGCAAAAAAACACAAAAATCAACTACGAAAAAAGTAGTGCGTGCGCTTATTTTAGTGCCGACTCGTGAGTTGGCATCGCAAGTTAATATGAATGTGCAAGAGTATGGCAAAAACCTTGAGTTAAACATCGGGGCGATTTACGGCGGTGTGAAGTTTACACCGCAAGTGAAGAGGTTAGAAAAGGGCATTGATGTTCTTATCGCCACGCCTGGAAGGCTTCTTGAGCATATCAAACTGGACAATGTTGACCTTTCTCGTGTAGAAATGCTCGTTTTTGATGAAGCCGATAGAATCCTTGATATGGGATTTTGGGATGAGGTCGAGTTATTGCTCTCGTTGCTTCCTAAAAAACGTCAAACGCTTCTTTTCTCCGTCGGACTTTCCAAATCGGTTAAACGTCTTTCTGAAGTGAGCTTGAAAAAACCTGTCACGGTGGCAATCAACAATCAAGGCGAATTTGCCAAAAACGTACAGCAGACCATCTACGTGGTGGACAAAGAACGCAAATGCGAGATGCTCTCTTTCATGATCGGTACGGAAAACTGGCATCAAGTGTTGGTCTTTACCAAAACGAAACAGAGTGCCGATGAGGTGGGTGATTATCTTAGTAAAAGTGGCTTAAAAACACTCGTTTTACATGGCGATAAAGCCCACGCACAACGCACCAAAGCCGTTGCGGCATTTAAAGAAAATTCCATTCGCGTTTTAGTGGCTACGGACATCGCTTCACGCGGTCTTGACATCGAAGATCTGCCGCATGTCATTAACTACGAACTCCCAGGAGACGCCGAAGATTATCTGCACCGTGCGGGCCGAACGGGGCGTGCGGGTAAAGAGGGACGAGCGATTTCGTTTGTTTCTCAAGAAGAAAAGTTAAAGTTAAAAGAGATTGAGAAAATCTTAAAATACACGCTTAAAACAGAGTTTTACCCTGGTTTTGAGACCCAAGTTTGGGTTGAAAAAGAGGCGAAAAAGCATACGATTCAAGCGAAGATTGATCGTGAAAAAGCCAATAAAAAGCCGATGGGGCTTCGTAAAAAACGCGAGGAAATCAAAGCCGTTAAAGCCAAAAAAGCGGCTAAAACATGCGGTATTGGCGCTAAAAATTGTAAGGTGAAATAA
- a CDS encoding phosphate/phosphite/phosphonate ABC transporter substrate-binding protein has translation MKIKIIVLLLIWLCSTIIAQDKLVFGVNPYRNPEELRELYSELITYLEKSLNKEIVFVISKDYDHLVSLIENGSVDIASVSPKLFATLRHNVPNTHYLATLEMINENGQKESSYQGLIVTRADSSIVTLHDLRGKRFGFTDVSSTSGYVYPRFLMKQQGVDPLHDLSQTYMLKKHTKVLQALLEKSIDAGAVASGAYYNLSTEEQNKIRILATTEEIPLDVMIASSKLNPAFVDQIQQLLMHFSSHQTKNDAIVGFTQKPLTLYDRLNTLE, from the coding sequence ATGAAGATTAAAATAATCGTACTCCTTTTAATCTGGCTATGTAGCACGATCATAGCCCAAGACAAGCTCGTATTTGGCGTCAATCCGTATCGCAATCCTGAAGAGCTTCGAGAACTGTACAGTGAACTGATCACGTACTTGGAGAAATCTTTAAACAAAGAGATTGTCTTTGTTATTTCTAAAGATTACGATCACCTGGTGAGTTTGATTGAGAATGGATCGGTCGATATCGCTTCTGTTTCTCCGAAACTTTTTGCTACATTACGCCACAATGTACCCAATACTCACTATTTGGCAACGCTTGAAATGATCAATGAAAATGGACAAAAAGAGAGTTCTTACCAAGGATTGATTGTTACAAGAGCTGATAGTTCTATTGTAACACTCCATGATTTAAGAGGGAAAAGATTTGGCTTTACGGATGTAAGTTCAACTTCGGGGTATGTATACCCACGTTTTCTTATGAAGCAACAAGGTGTCGATCCACTGCATGATTTAAGCCAAACCTACATGCTTAAAAAACATACGAAAGTGCTACAAGCCCTTTTAGAAAAATCGATTGATGCGGGGGCGGTTGCAAGTGGCGCATATTATAATTTATCAACCGAAGAACAAAATAAAATTCGTATCTTGGCAACAACGGAAGAGATACCACTGGATGTCATGATTGCTTCTTCAAAGCTAAATCCAGCTTTTGTAGATCAAATCCAACAGCTCCTCATGCACTTTTCATCACACCAGACCAAAAATGATGCTATCGTTGGATTTACTCAAAAACCGTTAACGTTATACGATCGGCTCAATACCCTAGAGTAA